The Terriglobales bacterium genome has a window encoding:
- the dinB gene encoding DNA polymerase IV, with protein MSLTVQRTVFHVDMDAFFVSVEELFDPSLKGKAVVVGGRPNERGVCAAASYQARTFGVHSAMPLRAAYKLCPHAIFIDGHPERYSEYSKKVYRVLESFSPQLEMASIDEAYLDLTGAERLHGPPLLAAHSLHEKMKRDTDLNCSIGIATSRVVAKVASDQAKPNGVLWVPPGEEANFLAPLDVRKIPGVGKVTEQNLHQFGIRKVGDLARFGEDFLRERFGAWGLALAGKSHGLDAGGWFDEDIGANVGPKSIGHEHTFSQDTADECQLEATLARLSEMVGRRLREHRLHARTVRLKLRYHDFSTITREHSLPTRTQLDTEILEQARTLFRKNWRRGQMVRLLGVQVSSLEPTEGQMDLLESEKQTRWRKALGAVDHLRDKFGESAVSLASGLKGGFRERVHENPANLPGKNKSGNKD; from the coding sequence ATGTCTCTTACCGTCCAACGAACTGTATTTCACGTCGACATGGATGCCTTTTTTGTCTCGGTCGAAGAGCTGTTTGACCCCTCGCTGAAAGGGAAAGCTGTAGTTGTTGGCGGCCGGCCAAACGAACGTGGCGTCTGCGCCGCGGCCTCCTACCAGGCGCGCACATTTGGTGTGCATTCGGCCATGCCGCTGCGCGCCGCCTACAAGCTATGTCCCCACGCCATCTTTATTGATGGCCATCCCGAGCGCTACAGCGAGTATTCCAAGAAGGTTTATCGTGTACTCGAGAGCTTCTCGCCGCAACTGGAGATGGCATCCATCGACGAAGCCTACCTGGATCTGACTGGAGCCGAACGCCTGCACGGCCCCCCGCTGCTTGCTGCCCACTCGCTGCACGAAAAGATGAAGCGCGACACCGATCTCAACTGCTCGATCGGCATTGCCACTTCGCGAGTGGTTGCTAAAGTTGCCTCGGATCAAGCCAAGCCTAATGGCGTCCTCTGGGTGCCACCTGGTGAAGAAGCGAATTTCCTTGCGCCTCTGGACGTCCGCAAAATTCCGGGCGTGGGCAAGGTCACCGAACAGAACCTGCATCAGTTCGGCATTCGCAAGGTCGGCGACCTCGCGCGTTTCGGCGAGGACTTCCTTCGCGAGAGATTCGGCGCCTGGGGATTAGCACTCGCAGGTAAATCTCACGGCCTCGATGCCGGCGGCTGGTTCGACGAGGATATCGGCGCCAACGTCGGCCCCAAGTCTATCGGCCACGAACACACCTTCTCGCAGGACACTGCGGATGAGTGCCAGCTCGAGGCGACGCTCGCTCGCCTCTCCGAGATGGTAGGCCGCCGCTTACGTGAGCATCGTCTCCATGCTCGGACGGTCCGCCTCAAGCTACGCTACCACGATTTTTCCACCATTACGCGGGAGCATTCCCTTCCCACCCGCACCCAACTCGACACTGAGATTCTGGAGCAGGCTCGCACTCTCTTCCGCAAAAACTGGAGACGTGGCCAGATGGTGCGCTTGCTGGGAGTCCAGGTCTCATCGCTCGAACCCACCGAAGGTCAGATGGATTTGCTGGAGTCAGAAAAGCAAACTCGCTGGAGGAAGGCGCTCGGTGCGGTTGATCATCTGCGGGACAAGTTTGGCGAATCTGCCGTCTCGTTGGCTAGTGGCCTGAAGGGCGGCTTCCGCGAGCGCGTCCACGAAAATCCCGCCAATCTGCCCGGCAAGAACAAATCAGGAAATAAAGATTAG
- a CDS encoding antitoxin Xre/MbcA/ParS toxin-binding domain-containing protein — translation MAHRTIRAEASTAKRFNQHLSEWLGTKATSEPELVSQVEKGLPLGIVERLVEHGLTRQEVFHVIIHERTLKHRRSRRQPLSREESDRALRTARLLARAETVLGAKEEALAWLRGPKRRFGGRSPLQMMATEAGGRLVEEMLIQIEEGMFA, via the coding sequence GTGGCACATAGGACAATAAGGGCGGAAGCAAGCACGGCCAAGAGATTCAACCAGCATCTTTCGGAATGGCTGGGAACCAAAGCCACTTCCGAGCCGGAATTGGTCTCGCAGGTGGAGAAGGGCTTGCCGCTGGGAATCGTGGAAAGGTTAGTGGAACACGGGTTGACCAGGCAAGAGGTGTTCCACGTCATAATCCACGAGCGGACATTGAAACACCGGCGCAGCCGGCGGCAGCCGCTGTCCCGCGAGGAATCGGACCGGGCTCTGCGAACCGCGCGTTTGCTGGCGCGGGCGGAGACTGTGTTGGGCGCCAAGGAAGAGGCGCTGGCATGGCTACGGGGCCCGAAGCGGCGCTTTGGGGGGCGCTCGCCATTGCAGATGATGGCGACGGAAGCTGGTGGACGGCTGGTAGAGGAAATGCTGATCCAGATCGAAGAGGGCATGTTTGCCTGA
- a CDS encoding RES family NAD+ phosphorylase has product MFLWRISKHADLEGRGGLLAAARWHSQGRAIVYLAESPAGALVEVLVHLELEVASLPSHYRLLKAEAPRDLRVESALLEGLPSDWTRHLMASRNVGDEWLASGTSALLRVPSAILPETFNVLLNPEHPSAKQVRIVWHREYPFDPRLVRRGR; this is encoded by the coding sequence ATGTTCTTGTGGCGCATCAGCAAGCATGCCGATCTGGAGGGCCGGGGCGGGCTTCTGGCGGCGGCGCGCTGGCACAGCCAGGGCCGAGCTATCGTTTACCTCGCTGAGAGCCCGGCGGGAGCGCTGGTGGAAGTGCTGGTACATCTTGAGCTAGAAGTCGCCAGTCTGCCCTCCCACTACCGCCTGCTGAAGGCAGAAGCTCCTCGCGATTTGAGGGTCGAATCCGCGCTGTTGGAGGGGCTTCCGAGTGATTGGACGCGACATCTGATGGCGAGCCGGAACGTTGGCGACGAATGGCTCGCGTCGGGAACGAGCGCGTTGCTGCGGGTGCCGTCGGCCATCCTGCCGGAAACATTCAATGTGCTTCTTAATCCTGAACATCCATCGGCGAAGCAGGTGCGGATTGTCTGGCATCGGGAGTATCCGTTTGATCCGCGGCTGGTGAGGAGAGGGCGATAG
- a CDS encoding transglycosylase domain-containing protein, whose protein sequence is MSAALIGYLFFYSADLPDTKELAAFTSDGYGRAVDVNICGETARITVVPVSQTPTLRAAVIAAEGDLDPKGVVSRLYDDLHDGSPTHQRYGTYSFQIARQLFCNERRVHKRQLGELRAATQLERKFSGDALLDIYVNSVYFGPGIYGIENAARHYFRKPAPELSIAEAALLSGLIRSPKRFSPKEQPDRAFSRRNDVIDAMLQRGSISVAEADEAKRTSLGIVNAP, encoded by the coding sequence TTGAGTGCTGCATTAATTGGTTATCTATTCTTCTACTCAGCCGATCTGCCCGACACGAAAGAATTAGCCGCGTTCACTTCCGACGGCTACGGAAGGGCTGTCGACGTCAATATCTGCGGAGAAACCGCCCGGATCACCGTTGTTCCTGTAAGCCAGACTCCGACATTGCGTGCAGCGGTAATCGCGGCAGAAGGCGACCTGGATCCGAAAGGTGTGGTATCGCGCTTGTACGATGACCTTCACGATGGGTCCCCAACCCATCAGCGCTATGGGACTTACTCCTTCCAAATCGCTAGGCAGTTGTTCTGTAACGAACGAAGAGTGCACAAGCGGCAGCTAGGTGAGCTACGTGCCGCAACACAACTGGAACGCAAATTCAGCGGGGACGCGTTGTTGGATATTTACGTGAATAGCGTGTACTTCGGTCCAGGCATCTACGGAATTGAGAATGCCGCCCGTCACTATTTTAGAAAACCAGCTCCCGAACTGTCGATCGCAGAGGCAGCACTGCTTTCCGGTCTTATCAGAAGCCCGAAGCGGTTTTCGCCGAAGGAGCAGCCTGATAGAGCGTTTTCGCGGCGCAACGATGTAATTGATGCCATGTTGCAGCGGGGCAGCATAAGCGTGGCGGAAGCAGACGAAGCAAAGAGAACCTCGCTTGGAATTGTCAACGCACCATAG
- a CDS encoding mechanosensitive ion channel domain-containing protein: MHFRSERSWVCLWATVLLLLVFLLPFLSSAQNNSSAQTLNTQDILGFLNQTITWYRQLALQQQLATEPNDIISLNDNRQLADQIVRLSFNFARAQSQAVSTPANQIQSGTSQPGQAASTSAPNQSLTAAVARIDQKLKQTQLELESQKRQLDAASGRKRRELESSISETESEVNLLQARRDSMRSMLEFASGATAGAGNNSLQAQIDELARTVPAAALEAPKAGATSQNSSSNMSTGVAAAAATSHKPEPSGILAIVSNTIELHRKIAALDDLIKHTDALTQSAKDLRTPLRSNMKNLIQRGDQLADQPESQDPNFLAQQKKDIDSLTAQFKQISGSMLPLGKELILLDLYKRSLANWRNSVYSQYVAGLKNLALRLGALAIILALVLGISELWRRATFRYIHDARRRYQFLLLRRFVVWAIMAVVIAVSFASELGSLATFAGLLTAGIAVALQNVILSVAGYFFLIGKYGVRVGDRVQIAGVTGDVVDIGLVRIHLVEVSNGGSDARPTGRAVVFSNAVVFQANAGLFKQIPGTNFLWHEITMTLAPDTDYRQVEERMLGAVKKVFDEYRETMELQRRTMERAISPLSVASLGPESRIRLTQTGIEIIIRYPVELSSAGEIDDRVSRELLEEIRRPPRFRLVGSGVPNIESVPETHNEVAPVR; encoded by the coding sequence ATGCATTTTCGAAGCGAAAGAAGTTGGGTCTGTTTATGGGCTACTGTTCTGCTGCTATTGGTATTTTTGTTGCCATTCCTGTCCTCCGCCCAAAATAACTCCTCGGCCCAGACCCTAAATACGCAAGACATACTTGGATTTCTGAATCAGACTATCACTTGGTATCGCCAGCTGGCGTTGCAACAGCAGCTCGCAACTGAGCCGAACGACATTATTTCCCTCAATGACAACCGCCAGCTCGCCGACCAGATAGTCCGCCTATCGTTCAACTTCGCGCGAGCACAGTCCCAGGCGGTGAGCACTCCCGCGAATCAGATTCAAAGCGGGACATCGCAACCGGGACAGGCTGCTTCCACATCTGCACCCAACCAATCTCTGACGGCCGCTGTGGCCCGGATTGACCAGAAGCTGAAGCAGACTCAGCTTGAGCTGGAGTCTCAGAAACGCCAACTCGATGCAGCTAGCGGCCGCAAGCGCCGTGAGTTGGAATCCAGCATCTCCGAGACCGAAAGTGAAGTTAATCTGCTGCAGGCACGCCGCGATTCCATGCGCAGCATGCTCGAATTTGCAAGCGGTGCTACCGCCGGCGCCGGAAACAACAGCTTGCAAGCGCAAATCGATGAACTCGCCCGCACTGTGCCCGCTGCTGCTTTAGAGGCTCCAAAGGCGGGCGCTACGTCTCAGAATTCTTCGTCGAACATGTCCACAGGCGTCGCAGCTGCGGCAGCGACGAGCCACAAGCCCGAGCCTTCCGGCATCCTCGCTATCGTCTCCAACACCATTGAGCTGCATCGCAAGATTGCTGCTCTTGACGATCTGATCAAACATACCGATGCCCTAACGCAGTCTGCCAAGGATCTTCGCACGCCACTGCGGTCAAACATGAAGAACTTGATTCAACGGGGTGACCAACTGGCCGATCAGCCCGAGTCGCAGGATCCTAACTTTCTTGCGCAACAGAAGAAGGACATCGATTCGCTCACTGCGCAATTTAAGCAGATATCGGGCAGCATGCTCCCGTTAGGAAAAGAGCTGATCTTGCTTGACCTCTACAAGCGAAGCCTCGCTAACTGGAGGAATTCGGTTTACAGCCAGTACGTCGCCGGACTCAAGAATCTCGCGCTGCGGTTAGGCGCGCTTGCCATCATACTCGCCCTCGTTCTCGGCATCTCCGAGCTGTGGCGGCGGGCGACTTTCCGCTACATCCACGACGCCCGGCGTCGCTACCAGTTCCTGTTGTTACGCCGATTCGTAGTCTGGGCCATCATGGCGGTGGTCATCGCGGTCTCTTTCGCCAGCGAACTCGGCTCGCTCGCAACTTTTGCCGGGCTGCTCACCGCCGGCATTGCCGTCGCGCTGCAGAATGTCATTCTCTCGGTGGCCGGCTACTTCTTCCTCATCGGAAAATATGGCGTTCGCGTCGGGGACCGCGTGCAGATTGCCGGAGTAACCGGCGACGTCGTCGACATTGGCCTGGTGCGCATCCACCTGGTCGAGGTCAGCAATGGCGGCTCAGACGCCCGTCCTACCGGCCGTGCTGTAGTTTTTTCCAACGCTGTCGTCTTCCAGGCCAACGCCGGGCTGTTTAAGCAGATCCCTGGAACCAATTTCCTCTGGCACGAGATCACAATGACGCTGGCGCCGGATACGGACTACCGCCAGGTAGAGGAACGCATGCTTGGAGCCGTCAAGAAGGTCTTTGACGAATATCGGGAAACAATGGAATTGCAGCGGCGCACCATGGAGCGCGCTATCAGCCCCCTGTCGGTAGCGTCGCTTGGTCCGGAGAGCCGGATTCGACTCACCCAGACCGGCATCGAGATCATCATCCGCTATCCGGTTGAGCTCAGCAGCGCCGGCGAGATCGACGATCGGGTTTCGCGCGAGCTTCTCGAGGAAATCCGCCGCCCGCCTCGCTTCCGTTTAGTGGGCTCCGGCGTACCCAACATCGAATCTGTTCCAGAAACTCACAACGAGGTCGCACCCGTCAGATAG
- a CDS encoding HEAT repeat domain-containing protein, with protein MLDAKQLKVLGLRFARGLQQSLRTAVMFSAEHQSVERPIQQSFQSLNSLLKETGQFTFGFVDNQVVLNNLITTDPSLKQLEKELLKRGVAAITFEPGLSLGRYRKLISLLSVPTKVIEDAGGLRNYLEANEVEGARIIAAAKNQKKDEQGDTILDTDSEAYIMSKQMAEEEGPKDFLDSIDALLESACLDPATRTSVLSDFAAVGSGGANYGVPIPMPNLVVAKDGAGAEMGNGGGSNPGVGSIGLPNSGNASGSGAPGGSGGLAGSGGTGTGWAAGHATGGVGGSAGGAPIGDMTQAQGDGAASPGGSGIGASGPGPGMPYATGGGTQGTAGGIGWGSGVGSGIEVGAGGGFKGSGRPGGAYYSTQQPPPGAAPGGGKGGQWGYNSFIELMENSVERSLLEEKGNPRKSYVALARILRDTGVESVLARMSPERQDEVRTLPPEQLAAEFIEDTALQWAGKRLKAVGTQSDTILVEEEVVRVLARSLQATHMADRLSAKLTKFIQDFAVPANVQEKIRDELRWTSLSSNKKYARLMEISHYSSTQFRRLMDLLRELVKEREVEQAAALANHYFDFLDQEGVEIQPDELSRAPELIRSMPLARVGFAPRAVERLSRVVLRDDVSEFVHFQAANALTVLAQSIATFEDFEQVQIIGLALERSKNRNPGEHKKCCVTGMSRLLPAASLERIVELCLLQRGDSNWARIAAMLLRLAAPASVEVVFSHLIKEQDAKNRLALLRLITQLGPAALQVACKYLEDERWYVVRNMCGVLSELRDPDLEAHMAGALQHSDPRVQQAAFTALCKNRSRGRGPVMAASLAKLAPDVLDQVLDELLFVKDPATIPDLERFVLDGCVNPGVVRKSIQVLTCIPGDETPQVLARLLRSSKLALGPRRMAMGALAKNQSPLARQLLEEFAGRQEQLSDEARLVLGKPS; from the coding sequence ATGCTCGATGCCAAACAACTGAAGGTACTCGGACTGCGTTTTGCCCGCGGTCTGCAACAGAGCCTCAGAACAGCGGTGATGTTTTCCGCCGAGCATCAGAGTGTCGAGCGTCCGATACAGCAGAGTTTTCAGTCCCTCAACAGCCTGCTTAAAGAGACGGGGCAGTTTACCTTTGGCTTTGTTGACAATCAAGTAGTACTCAACAACCTGATCACCACCGATCCCTCGCTGAAACAACTCGAAAAAGAACTTCTCAAGCGCGGCGTTGCCGCCATAACTTTTGAACCGGGATTGAGCCTGGGAAGATATCGCAAGCTCATTAGCCTCTTGTCAGTGCCGACCAAGGTGATAGAGGACGCCGGCGGACTACGGAACTACCTTGAGGCGAACGAGGTAGAGGGGGCGCGAATCATAGCTGCGGCGAAGAACCAGAAGAAAGACGAGCAGGGCGACACTATCCTGGATACGGACTCCGAAGCCTACATTATGTCGAAACAAATGGCGGAGGAGGAAGGTCCAAAAGATTTTCTGGATTCGATTGACGCACTGTTGGAGTCGGCCTGCCTTGATCCTGCTACTCGTACCAGCGTGCTCTCAGATTTCGCAGCCGTAGGCAGCGGCGGGGCCAATTACGGCGTACCGATTCCGATGCCCAACCTGGTAGTCGCAAAAGATGGAGCCGGCGCGGAGATGGGGAACGGCGGCGGAAGCAATCCTGGGGTTGGAAGCATTGGCCTGCCAAACAGTGGTAACGCAAGTGGTTCTGGCGCTCCCGGCGGAAGCGGCGGGCTGGCAGGATCGGGAGGAACAGGAACTGGATGGGCGGCGGGACATGCGACAGGTGGTGTTGGTGGTTCTGCGGGTGGGGCTCCAATTGGCGACATGACTCAAGCTCAAGGTGACGGCGCGGCATCGCCAGGAGGTAGTGGTATCGGAGCGAGCGGGCCAGGTCCAGGAATGCCATACGCGACAGGCGGAGGGACACAAGGGACCGCAGGTGGAATCGGCTGGGGATCGGGCGTGGGTTCGGGTATTGAAGTGGGAGCCGGAGGCGGATTCAAAGGCAGTGGCCGGCCAGGCGGGGCCTACTACAGCACGCAGCAACCGCCGCCGGGGGCCGCACCTGGGGGCGGAAAAGGCGGGCAATGGGGATATAACAGCTTCATCGAGTTGATGGAAAACTCGGTAGAGCGGTCACTGTTGGAGGAGAAGGGTAATCCGCGCAAATCTTACGTGGCGCTAGCGAGAATACTGAGGGACACCGGAGTCGAATCGGTACTAGCCCGCATGTCTCCCGAACGCCAGGACGAAGTAAGGACACTGCCGCCGGAGCAATTAGCCGCGGAATTTATCGAAGATACCGCGTTGCAGTGGGCGGGAAAGCGGCTTAAGGCTGTGGGCACTCAGTCGGACACAATATTGGTGGAGGAAGAAGTAGTGCGCGTCCTGGCGCGCAGCCTTCAGGCTACGCATATGGCGGACCGCCTCAGTGCGAAGCTCACCAAATTCATTCAGGACTTTGCCGTGCCTGCGAATGTCCAGGAGAAGATCCGGGACGAGCTGCGCTGGACATCACTGAGCAGCAACAAGAAATACGCGCGGCTGATGGAAATCTCGCACTATTCCAGCACTCAGTTCCGGCGGCTAATGGATCTGCTGCGGGAGCTAGTGAAAGAGCGGGAGGTTGAGCAAGCCGCCGCACTAGCGAATCACTATTTCGACTTTTTAGACCAGGAGGGAGTGGAAATTCAGCCTGACGAATTAAGTCGCGCGCCGGAACTGATTCGCAGCATGCCTCTGGCCCGCGTGGGCTTTGCGCCCAGAGCAGTGGAGCGGCTCAGCCGCGTGGTATTGCGGGATGACGTATCAGAGTTCGTGCATTTCCAGGCTGCGAATGCCTTAACGGTACTGGCGCAATCGATCGCCACTTTCGAAGATTTCGAGCAGGTGCAAATCATCGGGCTGGCGTTGGAGAGATCGAAGAATCGGAATCCTGGTGAACACAAGAAATGCTGCGTAACCGGCATGAGCCGATTACTTCCCGCGGCCAGCCTGGAACGAATCGTGGAATTATGCCTGCTGCAGCGGGGAGATTCGAACTGGGCCCGGATCGCGGCCATGCTGCTGCGCTTGGCCGCGCCGGCGAGCGTAGAAGTCGTATTCAGCCATTTGATCAAAGAGCAGGACGCAAAAAACCGATTGGCGTTGTTGCGCCTGATTACGCAGCTGGGTCCGGCAGCTCTTCAGGTGGCCTGCAAGTACCTGGAAGACGAACGCTGGTACGTTGTGCGCAACATGTGCGGGGTCCTGTCGGAGCTGCGCGATCCCGACTTGGAAGCCCACATGGCGGGGGCGCTGCAACATTCGGATCCACGGGTGCAGCAGGCGGCATTCACTGCTCTGTGCAAAAACCGCAGCCGTGGACGGGGACCGGTCATGGCAGCTTCTTTAGCCAAGCTGGCTCCCGACGTTCTAGACCAGGTGTTGGATGAGCTGTTGTTTGTGAAGGATCCCGCCACCATTCCTGACTTGGAACGATTTGTTCTGGATGGGTGCGTGAATCCAGGAGTGGTGAGAAAGTCGATCCAGGTACTGACCTGCATTCCCGGTGACGAAACCCCACAGGTGCTCGCACGGCTGCTACGCTCGAGCAAGCTGGCCCTCGGCCCACGGCGAATGGCCATGGGTGCCCTGGCCAAAAATCAATCCCCGCTGGCGCGCCAACTGTTGGAAGAATTTGCCGGTCGGCAGGAACAACTTTCCGACGAGGCGCGCTTGGTTTTGGGAAAGCCTTCGTAA
- a CDS encoding M20/M25/M40 family metallo-hydrolase — translation MKPIALASTLLLIASSLTLRAADANFEPPVPATDGTLPALTAIAGQATMNSHSYDYLEELSDDIGGRVTGSPQAAQAIEWGLAKMRSIGLSNVRAEKWSLSRGWTRVSADAELVSPIHRHLHIDSLGWVGSTPKGGAEAEVVTVDLTELDREVKENSGHWSGKILMMQQKDELSREQREKLYVKFGPFLRAAYAAHAVAVIGGQGGTKARGMDLTHTGALGFDEYFEIPVVSMAAEDQQQLERFLKQGKAVHVKLDVQNRVIDGPVETANVVGEIPGSVHPEQIVVVGGHLDSWDLAQGATDDGVGVATTLGSAEAILNAKVRPKRTIRFVLFTGEEQGLLGSLAYVKMHKNEMPNHVAAIVLDNGQGPVVSFNLGGRDDLIPAVEKFAQSISAFGTFKTDDGVEFGTDVGPFVLAGLPGINLDQDSPEYKFTHHSAVDTLDKVQPDILLRNTAVMALTSYWIADRPERLATPWPPERTARMLIRKKKDESLKAFGLWTFGDLGRDSSKPPAASTGTSQ, via the coding sequence TTGAAACCAATCGCACTCGCCTCTACTCTTCTGCTGATCGCAAGCTCTCTGACCCTCCGCGCTGCCGATGCCAACTTCGAACCACCAGTTCCCGCCACGGATGGCACTTTGCCCGCGCTGACGGCAATCGCTGGACAAGCCACCATGAACTCTCATTCCTACGACTACCTGGAAGAGCTCAGCGATGACATAGGCGGACGCGTGACCGGTTCTCCACAGGCAGCTCAGGCAATTGAGTGGGGCCTGGCAAAAATGCGATCGATCGGCCTCTCGAACGTAAGGGCGGAGAAGTGGAGCCTCTCGCGTGGATGGACCCGCGTCTCCGCCGACGCGGAACTGGTTTCCCCAATCCATCGCCACCTTCACATCGATTCTCTCGGTTGGGTGGGCTCGACGCCAAAGGGTGGCGCTGAAGCTGAAGTAGTGACTGTCGATCTCACCGAGCTTGATCGTGAAGTGAAAGAGAACTCCGGGCATTGGTCGGGCAAGATCCTGATGATGCAGCAGAAGGACGAACTCTCGCGCGAGCAGCGCGAAAAATTGTACGTCAAGTTCGGTCCGTTTCTCCGTGCTGCCTATGCCGCCCATGCTGTCGCCGTGATTGGCGGACAAGGTGGGACGAAGGCGCGAGGGATGGATCTCACTCATACCGGCGCTCTCGGCTTCGATGAGTATTTCGAGATCCCAGTTGTCAGCATGGCGGCCGAAGATCAGCAGCAATTGGAGCGCTTTCTCAAGCAGGGCAAAGCGGTACACGTGAAACTCGATGTTCAGAACCGAGTGATTGACGGGCCGGTGGAGACAGCGAACGTTGTCGGCGAAATTCCTGGGTCAGTACATCCGGAGCAGATCGTAGTAGTGGGCGGGCATCTTGATTCCTGGGACCTCGCTCAGGGCGCGACCGATGATGGAGTCGGCGTAGCGACTACCCTTGGATCAGCGGAAGCAATTCTCAACGCCAAAGTCCGTCCCAAACGAACGATCCGCTTTGTGCTGTTCACCGGCGAAGAACAGGGACTGTTAGGGTCCCTGGCCTACGTGAAGATGCATAAGAACGAGATGCCGAACCACGTGGCGGCCATCGTTCTCGACAACGGTCAAGGGCCCGTTGTTAGCTTTAACCTTGGAGGCCGCGACGATCTGATCCCGGCCGTTGAGAAGTTCGCCCAGTCAATTAGTGCCTTTGGGACTTTCAAGACTGATGATGGCGTTGAATTCGGCACCGATGTCGGCCCCTTCGTCCTGGCCGGCCTTCCAGGAATCAACCTCGATCAGGATTCGCCAGAGTACAAATTCACCCATCACTCTGCCGTAGATACCCTCGATAAGGTGCAGCCGGACATTCTGCTTCGCAATACGGCGGTGATGGCCCTGACTAGCTACTGGATCGCCGACCGCCCGGAGCGCCTTGCCACACCCTGGCCCCCGGAAAGAACCGCCCGAATGCTGATTCGAAAGAAGAAAGACGAAAGCCTGAAGGCCTTCGGCCTATGGACATTTGGCGACCTCGGCCGCGATTCGAGCAAACCTCCGGCCGCATCGACAGGGACATCGCAATAG
- a CDS encoding DinB family protein → MKYDFLIETYATERLKVVSVWSEFRDEDMQVRPRAQDPRGRSVHEQMVHQCMSEDIWFRTMLGIDVGAPPLPSPEKRLEFIRRYVEDSGKRLTVLRDKGESWWEEEVQFFDVRRSRAWVMTRRLTHTAHHRGQQMAMLRMLGRDLHSNYGPTADTGGLMQNHAPTIYAYSTLEALLAGEATGGEKTALPKPAGKPVTERPGE, encoded by the coding sequence ATGAAATACGATTTCCTGATAGAGACGTATGCCACCGAGCGACTGAAGGTGGTGAGTGTGTGGAGTGAGTTCAGGGATGAGGATATGCAAGTGCGTCCGCGCGCCCAGGATCCGCGAGGGCGGAGTGTCCATGAACAAATGGTGCATCAGTGTATGAGCGAGGACATCTGGTTTCGGACAATGCTAGGAATCGACGTGGGCGCGCCTCCTCTGCCATCGCCAGAGAAGCGTTTGGAGTTCATCCGGCGATATGTAGAGGACAGTGGAAAGCGGCTAACAGTTTTGCGCGATAAGGGCGAATCCTGGTGGGAAGAGGAGGTGCAGTTCTTTGACGTGCGGCGCTCGCGCGCCTGGGTGATGACTCGCAGACTCACGCACACCGCGCATCATCGCGGGCAGCAAATGGCGATGCTACGCATGCTGGGAAGAGACTTGCACAGCAATTACGGTCCAACGGCTGATACCGGCGGATTGATGCAGAACCACGCTCCGACCATTTACGCCTACTCCACCCTGGAGGCGCTGCTCGCGGGGGAGGCGACCGGCGGGGAGAAGACCGCTCTGCCGAAGCCTGCGGGCAAACCCGTCACAGAGCGGCCGGGAGAGTAA